Part of the Antedon mediterranea chromosome 6, ecAntMedi1.1, whole genome shotgun sequence genome, aaaaacaaaatttattacCTTTATGATTTGTGGCAAACTTGAAGCCCCTGAAATGTAGTACaggaaaactatgaaatatggttgaaaaaattgcaacagaatttattccaccacaatgcatttctataaggtctctatatgaacatactaaaagtctagaaaaatccaggtaggggaaataggtttttttaaacaaaatggccgccaatggcgaaaattcctaaaaaaggacaaaaaaacataaatgatagatctaattaccactttataacagtttttacaatggtttatatatttctttacaaTTTCGAAGATCTGACCtacaataaacacattattttaagtgctgttaattagaaaatggccgaaaaacaaatgtttaagtaTCTAGATATAtccctattgttataataatatataaaacgcaGTCCTTCCTATGCTTAATACATAGGATTACGGTGTCTATTAATAAAtcagttcatttacatttgtactgttataacaatatattacaacattGGTGGTGCCAGTGGGGAGGGGTATAGGGATGGGAGATCAAATGGGAAGGGTGAGGGAGTCTGTCCGTCCCCCCATCCCCTCTCCACAATTGGCTATTTTTTATGTAgacaatatgatgatatttcctaatataaaacaatacccCATTGAGTGCTGTTTCAaggattttcatttttaaaagtgagtAAAACTACCCTTTACCGGTATAATATTATCGGAACCTCTGGGTGCGCTCCCATTGATGGCCCAGCCAATTGATGCTGGCTTCGCTCTCCAcccctctccccccccccctcatcGGGAAAATCCTTGCGCCACAAtctattaccgtatttattcggatAAACGCTACATTtagaaaaatcaaataaatgcccccctccccctccataggacatcattttgaataacctACGCCACCGCACCCCCTCCCCCGCTCCCATCggacatcattttgaatttatttcctcgaatgtacgccccgccacatgcatattatacacaatattgtattttaacacatctctatttgtaatagaattTACTGAATggtgttgtatttgttcatatctaaagggtgtatttatttgattatacacgTTTCCCACATTACACCCACAAAAATATACGCCTCTCCGAATAAACTCCTCACGACGATTACACGCCCCCACTACCCTCCTTAAAAATCAACCACcaagggcatttattcaaataaatgcggtAATTTCACTTTCATCTTGTTAGTATCTCATCCTCCATCTATTGGTGGGGAATTGAGCATGTGCTGATGCCGTGGCATTCTTAAAAAATAGTGGAGCAGCAGTCCAAACCATATTTTCTGCAACGGCAATTCATTTTACTACaaccttatttattattatttataggtaCATCTAATCAACTTTAATAGTTTCTCTGGTGCTGGTAGTCAATTTGTCATCAATACTTTCCATCTCTAGTCTGTGGGTTGAAGAGTATCTCCTATCCACTGCTATACCTGGTAATAAAGACTCACGAAATGAAATTTTGCAGCAAGGGAATAGATTTGCTTTTTGCAACTTTCTCAAAGAAAAGAGGCTGTCTAAAGTCTCCATTGACTTCCCTCCATAATATATAGGTACCAATGCCAAATTCCTGATGCaatgttttctttgttttttaaactgtttGGTTTACAGAATTTGACATACAACTCCTACTGTGATGTGATGATTTTTAAGGCCAACACCTTTTCCTAAACCAAATTTACTTACGGCCCATAATTATAGCCATTAAACACAATAGTTTACTTTGCCTTCACATAACGTAATAAACATACATGGTACATAATAAGTGTCTTGAAATGTTGCTGTTTCGGGCCAAGAGGTTTGATGTAGCAAACAGTGGGCAGTGAGATGAAGGTTTCTGAGTAGTCTAGCAGTGTGTTTGGAGTTAATGGATTAAAAGAGGGCTGCAGGAAAAGTTTAAGATTTTTTTGTTGACCAAATGATGCATTGTGTATGACTGTCTCACATAGATGATAAAATAGTATATGTGAGGGAATGTGCACTGCTTCTTTATTGATGAATATGGTTGGTTTGACCCATGTGTTCTTTCCTcttaaatttatattctgtcACGGTTGCttcatttattgatttaatactgtatgttctcGATGGGGGAGCACTGTGAATGCATGTAAAGTCTGTCCTTGGTGTGAAGCTCTGTAAAAATTAGTTTGCTTTTTATACATGGAATCCAGGGATATGATACTACATCCCATCTATTTGGTATAGGAAAAGGTCTTAAAAAGTCTTAACACCTGGGCAGTAGTATGCTTACAAACTCTGTAAAACCAAACGtctccaaaaaaaaagaaaccatcGCATCAGAGGAATTGGCATTGGTAGCTATACTGTATGGAGGAGGAATACGTTCTGGGAGAAAGTAGCAAAAAGCAAAACAGCACTTGAAATAAAGTCTATTCCCCCTACAACAAATGCTGCAAAATGTCATTCCCTGCGTTTATATTACCATGGTACAGCAGTGGATAGAAAGTACTCTTCAACCCACAGACTGGAGGATGGAAAGTTACAAATAGCGTGATGTGTCCATTGATGACAAATTTACCACCAGTACCACTGTTTGTGACGAATACCACGGCATCAGCACATGCTTAATTCCTACCTATAGACAGAGGATGATAACTGGACAAtgaaaatgaatggattaatagATTGTACGATTGTATAATTCTATTGTTGTGacagtacaaatgtaaatgaactgttttattagacaccgtagtcctgcattataatgcataggactacgttgtctattattataaccgtggtgatatcttgatacttaaatgtgtgtttttgttgctaaatagcatttaaattaatatgtatattgcagtttaaatgtttgacactaagaaatataaaaagcattataaaaagtcaagtggtaattagatataaaatatatgctttttgttcatttttagacatttttcgccattggcggccattttgtttaaaaaaacctatttcccctacctggatttttctagacttttagtatgttcatatagggaccttatagaaatgcattgtggtgaaaaaaattctgttgcaattttttcaacctttTACTGATTCTGAGCATATCTTTCCTGTACTAATGGTAAATTgtaactgtactgtactacaaaTCAAAGAGCTACATAGGCAGGGTAAAAAATCAAACAAGTTAAATCTGCCTCaataaaagtttattaacacaacatgtttcgggcatagcccatcatcagtaTATCATATTTTCAAATGGTTGAGTGTTTTTACAATTcccaaatctttattattagcTATATGTGTTGCCTGAATATTTACATCAAACTAATTCATACATTTTAATAGGAAAAGGACGAGGATTGTCAATATCTTCAGTACTGTCATTCGTGTAAGAGTTACAAATCACCTAGGTCCCATCATTGTAGGCATTGTAAAAGGTAAAAATAAGGTGCATTTTTTTGCTATCAAAGTAGAAACCATTGCAAGGCAATCTatcaacaggatgctgagctccggagatcaaagggtttatctgtggctgcgacacaatcAGTTTCTCACCCTAAACTGTTTAAATGATTTTCGCAGAGAATATGTACctactacagtactgttggtatttgtcgcagccacacataagatcaaaggactatTGGGCCCTGATGTGAGATTGCCttatttcaattatttcatTAATAGTGTTTTGCTGTTCATTAACTGCATTATTGGGGCATGCCATTTTGTTAGAAGTATTACATTATAATGTACTTGCAACATACCGCAGCTGGATGCTCATCCGCCtgcttataataaatatttggaaTTCGGGGTTTAAAATGTCATTCATTTgtcttttgtttattttttattttaatctgaTTTCTATTTTTAACCAAGAATAAAAACGAATACTCAGTTGTTCTGTTTCATTGGAttcttttattaatataaatatatttataattaattattattatgtgtatGAAATAAACTCATTAATGGAATGTATCTGTAATTTGTAGATGTGTAATAAAGATGGACCATCACTGTCCTTGGATTAACACTTGCTGTGGCCACCTAAACCATTCTAGTTTTACATATTTCCTATTTTTTGCTCCGCTTGGGTGCATGCATGGAGCGGCTGTACTTATATTAACTGTCTACCATCAAGTTTATAaggtaattaatcatttttattgtatattttagtTTACAATAGATGACAATCATCAATTAATTTGGTTTTATACCCTATATGAACTATGGAATTACAATATACTGTTGCTTAGTATTTATATCGCTTTCTATTTGACTATTTCCCTCAAGTTGATAGAAAcatcattttataaaattggtttgttgatatttttcaGACCTTACATTACCCTAGGCATCGCTATCCTCATCTATATAAACCTACATTGGTTCAGTATGATGTCATTCACCTTATATTAACATTCCTGGCGATTGGCTTTGCCATTGGTGTTGTGATAGCAGtaggatttttattttttattcaagtaAGTTTTGGTTTTCTGATCAAAATCTacaactatcaaactagttagacaaaaaaaaagataatatcatcatgtccatatacagtatgggcacatcatgtTTTGTTGCATAGAGTTTAGagttatattgttttgtatttaaagttaaaaacaGAAGGATTATGTACAGGGTTAATTTGTCTTAAAATTGGAATTATCAAAAAAAGTTATttcataagatttttttttaataaggtaatgttttaatattagtgAAGAAAagtcttttgtgttttttttttagatgaaagttataataaaaaatgaaactgGAATTGAGGCATGGATTAAAGCAAAGGTAAGAAGAAGTGGTTGAGATGAACATCTTTTCAATTGTACTTGAGTAGCAGGGACACAGTGTTAGAAACCAACATTGGTTTCTACACAGGCTTCTAATAACTTTTTCACTTGTCATATTTTGATCTCCAGATTTATTAAGCATTTTCATTCACATATTCACGAACCTTGCAAAATCTGTTGGGAAAATACAGTTGGGGCGCTTTTTGACTATTATGCCTGTACTTTGATTGGTCAGTAAACACAAGACTGGTGGAACATCTCTGAACAAAAATGAGGCCCCTCATTATTGtgttttttccaaaaaaaacaaACCTGCTTATAactaacaagaaaaaaaattaatataaaataaatatttttaggcTGTCTATCGAAAAAGAgatgatgaatttatttatcCATACCACTTGGGTTGGCGAGAAAATATGAGACAGGTGTTTACCTGGAGTGGAAAACCTAAATCAGATGGAATCATTTGGCCGGTAGCTGAAGGTTGCAATCAATACACACTGACGgtaattcagtatattacagtatattagaTTAATATTAGTTCAGAGTTCATTCCAATTGTACAGCttgtataatactgtaaaaccaTATAAGATCTATAAGTATTATTCCCAGTGGGCCGACATTTTCTGAAAATGAGAGTGAGATTTTGCTTCGCATGTGAGGTGTGTCACAACATCATTGTAGAAAGAACAGTCTCTGTCTAATTTTCCCTGCtgtatttaaagaaaaatgtaatatcattgatcagtttgttttttttacagataGAACAGCTAaaacaaaaagaagaaaaacgATTAAGAGCTGTAAGTATTTGAGTATATACAGTAACTATAACCTGGGTTCATTATTCCTgctgtcaaaaaaaaaaaaatgtacagtatacatcaTGATAGTTTGGAAAGAATATTACTTTATATCAGAGCACAAAACAACATGAGATAAAAATGTCTGTGGTATTCCATGCTGACTAG contains:
- the LOC140051748 gene encoding palmitoyltransferase ZDHHC6-like; the encoded protein is MCVGPLWRLCHWGPFVTLFLILYITTLSVYCDLVFWPPTFDSYGSIVNFTILSSWIFFILFNYFNAVFRGPGFVPLGWKPEKDEDCQYLQYCHSCKSYKSPRSHHCRHCKRCVIKMDHHCPWINTCCGHLNHSSFTYFLFFAPLGCMHGAAVLILTVYHQVYKTLHYPRHRYPHLYKPTLVQYDVIHLILTFLAIGFAIGVVIAVGFLFFIQMKVIIKNETGIEAWIKAKAVYRKRDDEFIYPYHLGWRENMRQVFTWSGKPKSDGIIWPVAEGCNQYTLTIEQLKQKEEKRLRAIEYIVIGDYSGSWFPITKGFCTCIHLPFTDEPRIKINEDDIILVTRWKKYWLYGELVFEANKGGNSENKKKVRGWFPSRCAIQYNVADYPEGKSPVNKKDK